CTCTCGGCCGGCTCCGCGCCGGTGCTCGTGCGCGCGCACCGCTGGATGCTGCAGGAGCTGGCGCGCAACCTGCTGCACAACGCCATCAAGCACAGTCCGCGCGGGGGCGCGCTGGTGGTGCGCGTCGAGGCCCAGGACGGGACCGCCGTCTTCGTCGTGAGCGACCAGGGCGCCGGCATCCCCGACGAGTTGCGCCGGCGCCTGTTCGCGCCCTTCGCCGCGGGCGACGTGGCCAGCGGCTCGGGGCTGGGGCTGGCCATCTGCCGCGAGATCGTGCTCGCGCTGAGTGGAAGCATCGCGCTCGACAACCGGGAAATCGGCGGACAGCGTCACGGGCTCGATGCCGTGGTGCAGCTGCCGCTGGCCGGCGACAATCGCTGAAACCCCACTCACACGGAGACATGGACCGCCTGCGCATCGACAAATGGCTCTGGGCCGCACGCTTCTTCAAGACGCGCACCCTGGCCGCCGACGAAATCGGCAAGAACCGCGTGCAGATCAACGGCGAGGTGGCGAAGGCCTCGCGCGAGGTGAAGGCCGGCGACCTGGTCGCGCTGCGCGTCGGCGGCGGGCTCGACCGCATCGTGCGGGTGCGGGGCCTGAGCGGCCAGCGCGGCCCGGCGCCGGTGGCGCAGCAGCTCTACGAGGAGACGCCCGAGAGCCTGGCCGCGCAGGCGGCCGCGCGCGAGCAGCGGCGCATGGGCAGCGAGCCGGCGCTCAGCATCGTGCAGGGACGGCCGACCAAGCGCAACCGTCGCGACCTCGACCAGGCCCGGCACGTGGATTGGGACAACCGCTGGAGCGCTTCGCTCGATCCCGACAAAGACTGAACATCGCTTACCCTCGGACCCCGTGCCAGCAACAACCAGGAGTCCTGCGAATGGCCAGCCTCAACAAGTACCGTGTCGGCAGTGGATTCAGCCTCGACAAGATGGACCCCGCCGACTCTGCCTTCCTCGAAGACGACGAAGAGGTCGAGCGCGAACGGCTCGACGCGCTGGCCGGCGAGCTCGACGAGTTGCAGAACCTGCTGCATGCGGAGGGCCGGCGCAAGTTGCTGCTGGTGCTGCAGGGCATGGACACCAGCGGCAAGGACGGCACCATCCGCTGGGTGTTCTCGCGTACCTCGCCGCTGGGCGTGCGCGTAACGGCCTTCAAGGCCCCGAGCGAGGAAGAACGAGCGCGCGATTTCCTGTGGCGCTGCCACGCCAATGTGCCGCGCGCCGGCGAGATCATGGTGTGGAACCGCAGCCACTACGAGGACGTGCTGGTGCCATGGGTCGAAGGCTGGATCGACAAGGCGGAGCTGAAGCGCCGCTATGCGCAGATCCAGGATTTCGAGCGCCTGCTCGTCGAGTCCGGCACGGTGGTCGTCAAGTGCATGCTGCATATCAGCAAGGAGACACAGCGCGAGCGGCTGCAGGAACGCGTCGACGAACCAGGCAAGCGCTGGAAATTTCATCTTGCCGATCTGGACGTGCGCAAGAAGTGGGCGGCCTACCAGCGCGCCTACGATCAGGCGCTGCGCGGCACCTCCACCGACCATGCCCCCTGGCATGTCATCCCTTCCGACAGCAAGCTCAACCGGAACCTGATGGTTGCCCGATTGCTGATCAAGACGATGCGGGGAATGAAACTCGCGGTGCCGCCGGCGGACCCATCGCTGGACGGCCTGGAGGTCAAGTAGGACAGCGCCGCTTTCGACCTTTGGTCCTCCTCCATATGGCGTATTGAGGGGGCGGGATGACGGTGAGAGACTGCGTGGCGCTTGCTTCCGAGCCGCCACCCGTTCCAAGGACCCCAGATGGACGTCTTGACCTTTTCCGAGCTGATGACCGGACTTCTGTCCGTGATCGGCACCGGCATCCTGCTCCTGCTTGCCACCAGCCGCTCACCCAAGCCGCTGCACGACGAGATCGCGCGGAGGGTCGAGCACTCGATCGCGCTCCTCGACACTTGCAAGGACTCCCGCAGCCGCTGACCCGGTGCGGCAGGCGACCCTGCTCAGAGCTCGGCCAGTTCCCGGTTGATCTCCCGCGCCGTCTTCAGCAATTGGGGCACCAGGCGGCGCAGCACCTCCTCCAGTTCCCAGCGCGGTGAAGGCACCGCGATGTTGACGGCACCAATCGGTTCCCCCGAGCGATTGGTCAGGGCCGCCGCGATCGAGATGTCCCCCACGAAGGCTTCCTGGTCGTTCAACGCGTAGCCCAGCTCGCGCGCTCTTGCCAGCGCGGCGCGCAAGCCCGGCAGGTCGGTGACCGTGCGCTTGGTCATCGGTGTGCGCTTGATGGCCGCCAGCATCGCCATGGCCTCGGCTTCATCGAGCTTCGAGAGGATCGCGCGGCCGGCCGCGCTGCAGTATGCCGGCAG
Above is a window of Variovorax sp. RA8 DNA encoding:
- a CDS encoding RNA-binding S4 domain-containing protein, which produces MDRLRIDKWLWAARFFKTRTLAADEIGKNRVQINGEVAKASREVKAGDLVALRVGGGLDRIVRVRGLSGQRGPAPVAQQLYEETPESLAAQAAAREQRRMGSEPALSIVQGRPTKRNRRDLDQARHVDWDNRWSASLDPDKD
- a CDS encoding PPK2 family polyphosphate kinase — protein: MASLNKYRVGSGFSLDKMDPADSAFLEDDEEVERERLDALAGELDELQNLLHAEGRRKLLLVLQGMDTSGKDGTIRWVFSRTSPLGVRVTAFKAPSEEERARDFLWRCHANVPRAGEIMVWNRSHYEDVLVPWVEGWIDKAELKRRYAQIQDFERLLVESGTVVVKCMLHISKETQRERLQERVDEPGKRWKFHLADLDVRKKWAAYQRAYDQALRGTSTDHAPWHVIPSDSKLNRNLMVARLLIKTMRGMKLAVPPADPSLDGLEVK